From Ipomoea triloba cultivar NCNSP0323 chromosome 5, ASM357664v1, the proteins below share one genomic window:
- the LOC116020999 gene encoding IAA-amino acid hydrolase ILR1-like 4 produces the protein MGLLQWVFALSTLFLHFSTFVSSDSLLRKEGSAKIRLNFLESAKSPELFDWMVKIRRAIHENPELGYEEFETSRLIRDELDKMGITYKHPFAVTGIVGSIGTGKPPFVAIRADMDALPIEEKVEWEHKSKIQGKMHACGHDAHVAMLLGAAKLLQKHSNKLQGTILLVFQPAEEGGGGAKEMVDAGILEDVDAIFGLHVSSLYPVGTVAIRSGPILAGSGFFDAVISGKGGHAAIPQNAIDPILAASSIIVSLQHLVSREADPLDSQVVTVAKFQGGGAFNVIPDSVTIGGTFRAFSKHNLFQLKQRIEEVITRQAGVQRCNASVKFSEKSFYPPTVNDEALHHHFWSVAERLLGAKNIVEKKPLMGAEDFSFFAEAVPGYFYFVGMANETRGENVFSSHSPFFELNEDVLPYGAALQASVAATYLEEYHRKSTTQEEGHFHDEL, from the exons ATGGGTCTTCTCCAGTGGGTATTTGCACTTTCTACTCTCTTCTTGCACTTCTCAACCTTCGTGTCCTCAGATTCTTTGCTTAGAAAAGAAGGGTCGGCTAAAATCAGATTAAATTTCTTGGAATCAGCTAAAAGTCCAGAGCTTTTCGATTGGATGGTCAAAATTAGGAGGGCCATACATGAGAACCCAGAGCTTGGTTATGAAGAATTTGAGACCAGTAGACTAATCAGAGATGAGCTTGACAAAATGGGTATTACCTATAAGCACCCGTTTGCTGTTACTGGAATAGTTGGCTCCATTGGAACTGGAAAACCTCCCTTTGTTGCAATCAGGGCTGATATGGATGCTCTACCTATTGAG GAGAAGGTGGAATGGGAGCACAAGAGTAAAATTCAAGGAAAAATGCATGCTTGTGGGCATGATGCCCATGTTGCTATGCTTCTTGGTGCTGCCAAGTTGCTTCAAAAACATTCCAATAAATTGCAG GGGACAATCCTTTTGGTTTTCCAACCTGCCGAGGAGGGAGGGGGAGGTGCAAAGGAAATGGTCGATGCCGGGATTCTTGAGGATGTTGATGCCATCTTTGGCCTGCACGTCTCTTCTCTTTATCCTGTTGGGACAGTTGCCATCCGATCTGGCCCTATTCTGGCTGGCAGCGGCTTCTTTGATGCAGTAATCAGTGGAAAAGGAGGTCATGCAGCTATTCCCCAGAATGCCATAGACCCAATCTTGGCAGCTTCCAGCATTATTGTCAGTTTGCAACACCTTGTTTCACGCGAGGCTGATCCCTTGGACTCACAA GTAGTAACTGTTGCAAAGTTCCAAGGTGGTGGTGCATTCAACGTTATACCCGATTCAGTAACCATTGGTGGTACATTCAGGGcattttcaaaacacaatctcTTTCAACTTAAACAACGGATTGAGGAG GTTATTACGAGACAAGCCGGTGTGCAGAGGTGCAATGCGAGTGTTAAGTTTAGCGAAAAGTCCTTTTACCCACCAACAGTGAACGACGAAGCTTTGCACCACCACTTCTGGAGCGTAGCTGAACGCTTGCTGGGCGCTAAGAACATTGTGGAAAAGAAGCCACTGATGGGCGCAGAAGACTTCTCCTTCTTCGCAGAGGCTGTCCCGGGATACTTCTACTTTGTCGGGATGGCTAATGAGACGCGGGGAGAAAATGTGTTCTCGTCGCACTCCCCTTTCTTTGAATTGAACGAAGATGTGCTCCCGTATGGTGCTGCTTTACAGGCATCAGTCGCAGCAACATACCTCGAAGAGTACCACCGAAAATCAACAACACAGGAGGAAGGCCATTTCCATGATGAATTGTAA